Proteins from a genomic interval of Nematostella vectensis chromosome 5, jaNemVect1.1, whole genome shotgun sequence:
- the LOC125563176 gene encoding uncharacterized protein LOC125563176, whose protein sequence is MKWRTGSELCRPSCCSIGKHVEMSKRTVFNNLWLQDPLFPWVAQAQESTKARCKMCSVTFELGNMGKQALISHAKGKKHLRRVAPSTQQVSLNSFVTVQKQESEQNSSAAERTMTVPPPPVDLSQVASSSDSSKGTIKKYVTKDETLKAEVLWAIKVLMSHYSCNSSAGTDKLFSNMFPDSVIAKQFQCGATKCSYLICFGIAPFFHDELMKRLQEQGTMYVISFDESLNKVIQKEQMDLIVRFWDVQKNKVVSRYIDSQFLGHTRAADLLQSFKLGLQKLNPANLVQVSMDGPNVNWKFLEDLLEDREQTDPDLPKLINIGACGLHVVHGAFKYGATATGWRLDKLLRSLWYTFSDSPAKREDYEAISGSSMWPLRFCGTRWLEDLPVAERAVAIWPNIKKYVDEVSKLPKSKIPTSQSFKNLQAFVQDPLIVAKQST, encoded by the exons ATGAAGTGGAGGACTGGGTCTGAATTATGTCGGCCATCTTGTTGCAGTATTGGAAAGCACGTGGAG ATGAGTAAGCGAACTGTATTTAATAATCTATGGCTTCAAGACCCACTATTTCCTTGGGTTGCACAAGCTCAGGAATCAACTAAAGCAAGGTGTAAAATGTGCTCTGTTACATTTGAGCTTGGAAATATGGGAAAACAAGCACTGATAAGTCATGCTAAaggcaaaaaacatcttaggAGAGTTGCTCCATCGACACAACAAGTTTCTTTGAACTCTTTTGTCACTGTGCAAAAGCAAGAATCCGAACAAAATTCTTCAGCAGCAGAAAGGACAATGACTGTACCACCTCCTCCCGTCGATCTTTCTCAAGTTGCCAGTTCATCTGATTCATCTAAAGGCACAATTAAAAAGTATGTTACCAAAGATGAAACTCTAAAAGCAGAGGTGCTGTGGGCTATAAAAGTCCTCATGTCTCACTATTCCTGTAATAGTAGTGCAGGCACTGACAAGCTATTTTCCAATATGTTTCCAGACAGTGTAATTGCCAAACAGTTCCAATGTGGAGCAACAAAGTGTTCATACTTGATTTGTTTTGGCATTGCCCCATTTTTTCATGATGAATTAATGAAAAGACTTCAAGAGCAAGGAACAATGTATGTTATCTCATTTGATGAATCGCTGAATAAAGTGATCCAGAAAGAACAGATGGATTTGATTGTGCGCTTTTGGGATGTTCAGAAGAATAAAGTTGTATCAAGATACATTGATTCCCAGTTTCTTGGTCACACAAGAGCTGCAGATTTACTTCAAAGTTTCAAGCTAGGTCTACAAAAGCTGAATCCTGCAAACCTTGTGCAGGTATCGATGGATGGTCCTAATGTTAACTGGAAATTTCTTGAAGACCTATTAGAAGATAGAGAACAAACTGATCCAGATCTTCCAAAGCTCATTAATATTGGTGCCTGTGGGTTACATGTGGTACATGGGGCTTTTAAATATGGAGCTACAGCCACAGGCTGGCGTCTTGATAAACTTCTGAGGTCTCTCTGGTACACTTTTTCAGACTCACCAGCAAAAAGAGAAGATTATGAAGCCATTTCTGGAAGTTCCATGTGGCCACTACGATTTTGTGGAACAAGGTGGCTGGAAGATTTGCCAGTGGCAGAACGAGCAGTGGCTATCTGGCCAAATATCAAGAAATATGTTGACGAGGTGTCAAAGCTACCAAAGAGCAAAATTCCTACAAGCCAATCTTTCAAAAATCTACAGGCATTTGTACAAGATCCACTCATTGTTGCCAAACAAAGCACTTGA